From the genome of Kaistella daneshvariae, one region includes:
- the rplS gene encoding 50S ribosomal protein L19: protein MDLLQYVQDKYIAKKEFPKFKAGDTITVYYEIKEGAKTRTQFFKGVVLQIRGTGATKTFTIRKMSGDVGVQRVFPMNLPALQKIEIDRRGKVRRARIYYFKNLRGKKARIKDAAYKK, encoded by the coding sequence ATGGATTTATTACAGTACGTGCAAGACAAGTACATTGCAAAAAAAGAATTCCCAAAATTCAAAGCCGGTGACACCATCACCGTGTACTACGAGATTAAAGAGGGCGCTAAAACAAGAACTCAGTTCTTCAAAGGTGTAGTGCTACAAATCAGAGGAACGGGTGCTACCAAAACTTTTACCATTAGAAAAATGAGTGGTGATGTAGGTGTACAGAGAGTTTTCCCAATGAATTTGCCCGCTTTGCAAAAAATTGAAATCGACAGAAGAGGTAAAGTTAGAAGAGCAAGAATCTACTACTTTAAAAACCTTAGAGGTAAAAAAGCGAGAATTAAAGACGCTGCTTACAAAAAGTAA
- the rpsA gene encoding 30S ribosomal protein S1, with the protein MSETTDKAEVLLNQNVAPEQFDWDSFESGLDAESRKEKSDLEEIYNGSLNNLQDNDVLIGKVVRLTDKEAIVDINFKSEGVISLNEFRYNQGLAVGDEVEVMVDRREDKSGQLQLSHKKARTLKAWDRVNELHESGEIVNGYVKSRTKGGMIVDVLGIEAFLPGSQIDVKPIKDYDQFVGKTMEFKVVKINPEFKNVVVSHKALIEADIEGQKKEIIAQLEKGQVLEGTVKNITSYGVFVDLGGVDGLIHITDLSWSRVNHPSEILEDGQVVKVVILDFDDEKTRIQLGMKQLEAHPWDALSADLKVGDRVKGKVVVLADYGAFVEVAPGVEGLIHVSEMSWSTHLRSAGDFVKVGDEVEAEVLTLDREDRKISLGMKQLSQDPWSNIEAKYPVGSEHTGIVRNFTNFGVFVELEEGIDGLIYISDLSWTKKIKHPSEFCAVGDKLKVVVLELDTAARRLSLGHKQLQENPWDKFETKYAEGTVHAGTATEVFDKGAQVQFEDAEVEAFCPSRLLEKEDGSKIKKGESADFKVIEFNKEFKRVVVSHTGIFRDEEKKNVRENTSNNSSNKSAGSSSNEEKSTLGDLDVLAELKKKMEGK; encoded by the coding sequence ATGTCAGAAACGACAGACAAAGCAGAGGTTCTTTTGAACCAAAACGTAGCACCGGAACAATTCGACTGGGATTCTTTTGAATCTGGACTTGATGCTGAATCAAGAAAAGAAAAAAGCGACCTGGAAGAAATTTACAACGGATCGCTGAACAACCTTCAGGACAATGATGTACTGATTGGAAAAGTGGTAAGACTTACCGATAAAGAAGCGATTGTTGACATCAACTTTAAGTCTGAAGGTGTTATTTCTTTAAATGAATTCCGTTACAACCAAGGCCTGGCAGTAGGTGATGAAGTTGAGGTAATGGTTGACAGAAGAGAAGATAAATCTGGTCAGTTACAGTTGTCTCACAAAAAAGCAAGAACGCTTAAAGCTTGGGATCGTGTAAATGAACTTCACGAAAGTGGAGAAATCGTAAACGGTTACGTAAAATCAAGAACGAAAGGTGGTATGATCGTAGATGTTTTAGGCATCGAAGCATTCTTGCCAGGTTCACAAATTGATGTAAAACCAATCAAAGATTACGATCAGTTCGTAGGTAAAACAATGGAATTCAAAGTGGTGAAAATCAACCCTGAATTTAAGAACGTTGTTGTATCTCACAAAGCTTTGATCGAAGCAGACATCGAAGGTCAGAAAAAAGAGATCATCGCACAGTTAGAAAAAGGTCAGGTATTGGAAGGTACTGTTAAGAATATTACTTCTTACGGTGTATTCGTAGATCTTGGTGGTGTTGATGGTTTGATTCACATTACAGATCTTTCTTGGAGCCGCGTAAATCATCCATCAGAAATCTTAGAAGATGGGCAGGTTGTAAAAGTGGTAATCCTTGATTTCGATGACGAAAAAACAAGAATCCAGTTAGGTATGAAACAGTTGGAAGCTCATCCTTGGGATGCACTTTCTGCTGACCTTAAAGTTGGTGACAGAGTAAAAGGAAAAGTAGTTGTACTTGCAGACTACGGTGCGTTTGTAGAAGTTGCGCCAGGTGTTGAAGGTTTAATTCACGTTTCTGAAATGTCTTGGTCAACTCACTTAAGAAGTGCAGGTGATTTTGTGAAAGTTGGAGACGAAGTGGAAGCTGAAGTTTTAACTTTAGACAGAGAAGACCGTAAGATTTCTTTGGGTATGAAGCAGTTAAGCCAGGATCCTTGGTCTAACATCGAAGCTAAATATCCGGTAGGTTCTGAGCACACAGGAATTGTAAGAAACTTTACAAACTTCGGTGTATTTGTAGAATTGGAAGAAGGAATTGATGGTTTGATTTATATTTCAGATCTTTCCTGGACTAAAAAAATCAAGCATCCATCAGAATTCTGTGCAGTGGGCGATAAATTGAAAGTTGTAGTTCTTGAGTTGGATACAGCAGCAAGAAGACTTTCTTTAGGTCACAAACAATTGCAGGAAAATCCTTGGGATAAATTTGAAACCAAATATGCTGAAGGAACTGTACACGCAGGAACAGCAACTGAAGTTTTCGACAAAGGAGCTCAGGTTCAGTTCGAAGATGCAGAAGTTGAAGCATTCTGCCCTTCAAGATTGTTAGAAAAAGAAGACGGTTCTAAAATCAAAAAAGGCGAAAGCGCAGATTTCAAAGTAATCGAGTTCAACAAAGAATTCAAAAGAGTAGTAGTATCTCACACCGGAATCTTCAGAGACGAAGAGAAGAAAAACGTGAGAGAAAACACTTCTAACAATTCTTCTAACAAATCCGCTGGATCTTCAAGCAACGAAGAAAAATCCACATTGGGTGATTTAGATGTATTGGCAGAATTGAAAAAGAAAATGGAAGGTAAATAA
- a CDS encoding DEAD/DEAH box helicase, producing MDLQKIYENLQIQDMNQMQKTTYKAAEKGKDIILLSPTGSGKTLAFLLPVLRNLNKNNAEIQALIMVPSRELALQIEQVFKSIGSEYKVSVCYGGHDKKIEVNNLIEAPAVLIGTPGRIAYHLKNENFDPTTIETLVLDEFDKALEFGFHDDMSYIIEAMPNLSQRILTSATAMAEIPKFTGIENAEKIDFLKVLESKPDFQLRKVMTTSEEKLDTLFHLLCKIGNKRTLIFCNHRDAVDRISALLKEKGISRETFHGGMEQDERERALLKFKNDSSRILITTDLASRGLDIPEVESIVHYQLPPKEDAFIHRNGRTARMNAKGFVYLIMTEDENFPFIKKSIPEEKLTQDYKLPARTPFLTLYISAGKKDKVNKVDIVGFLIKKGGLEKDDIGLIEVKDTTSYVAVNRQKMVALLKTLENQRLKNKKLKIEIAY from the coding sequence ATGGACTTACAGAAAATCTACGAAAACCTGCAGATTCAGGATATGAATCAAATGCAGAAAACTACTTATAAAGCGGCAGAAAAAGGCAAAGATATCATACTGCTCTCTCCCACCGGCTCGGGAAAAACACTGGCTTTCTTGTTACCCGTTTTGCGGAATCTGAATAAAAACAATGCGGAAATTCAGGCATTAATAATGGTGCCGTCGCGCGAATTGGCCTTGCAAATTGAACAGGTTTTTAAAAGCATTGGCAGCGAATATAAAGTTTCTGTTTGCTACGGCGGCCATGATAAAAAAATTGAAGTCAACAATCTCATCGAAGCGCCTGCTGTTTTAATTGGAACACCGGGACGGATTGCCTACCATTTAAAAAATGAAAATTTCGATCCGACAACCATCGAAACTTTGGTTTTGGATGAATTTGATAAAGCACTGGAATTCGGTTTTCATGATGACATGAGTTACATTATCGAAGCCATGCCGAATCTTTCTCAAAGGATCCTGACTTCCGCCACAGCGATGGCTGAAATCCCGAAGTTTACCGGAATTGAAAATGCTGAAAAAATAGATTTTCTGAAAGTGCTGGAATCAAAACCGGATTTTCAGCTTCGAAAAGTGATGACGACGTCGGAAGAAAAACTGGACACACTATTTCATTTGCTCTGTAAAATTGGCAATAAAAGAACTTTAATTTTCTGTAATCACCGTGATGCGGTGGACCGAATTTCTGCCTTATTAAAAGAGAAAGGAATTTCCCGCGAAACTTTTCACGGCGGCATGGAACAGGACGAAAGAGAACGCGCGCTGCTGAAATTTAAAAATGATTCTTCTCGCATTTTAATCACCACCGATCTCGCTTCGCGCGGATTGGATATTCCCGAAGTTGAATCGATTGTACATTACCAACTGCCACCGAAAGAAGATGCTTTTATTCACCGCAACGGACGAACCGCGCGTATGAACGCAAAAGGTTTTGTGTATTTAATCATGACGGAAGATGAAAATTTCCCTTTTATTAAAAAAAGCATACCGGAAGAAAAACTTACGCAAGACTACAAATTACCCGCGCGTACGCCATTTCTCACGCTTTACATCAGCGCTGGAAAAAAAGACAAAGTCAATAAAGTGGATATTGTTGGTTTTCTGATTAAAAAAGGCGGTTTGGAAAAGGACGATATCGGCTTGATTGAAGTAAAAGACACCACTTCTTACGTTGCCGTGAACCGCCAAAAAATGGTGGCTCTTTTAAAAACTTTGGAAAATCAAAGGCTGAAAAACAAAAAACTGAAAATTGAAATCGCCTATTAA
- a CDS encoding MerR family transcriptional regulator, with amino-acid sequence MKLNLPDKLYYSIGEVSKAFDVNASLIRYWEQEFPIIKPKKNKKGNRYFTPEDIKNLQIIYHLVKEKGYTLDGARVALATNSKISETVSMIDRLNFVKAELIKLKDSLADKPE; translated from the coding sequence ATGAAACTCAATTTACCCGATAAACTCTACTATTCTATTGGCGAAGTTTCCAAGGCTTTTGATGTCAATGCATCCCTGATTCGTTATTGGGAACAGGAATTTCCCATCATTAAACCGAAAAAAAACAAAAAAGGAAACCGATATTTTACACCGGAAGACATTAAAAATCTGCAGATTATTTATCATTTGGTAAAGGAAAAAGGTTACACGCTGGACGGCGCGCGCGTTGCGCTGGCAACAAATTCTAAAATTTCGGAAACGGTGTCGATGATTGACAGGCTGAATTTTGTAAAAGCAGAATTAATTAAACTAAAAGACTCTCTCGCAGACAAACCCGAATAA
- a CDS encoding helix-hairpin-helix domain-containing protein — protein sequence MRLQIQLSSAKNYILGFATSGVFLVAGLFYFNSTQATENAPDTFSEIRSDAKFSISEFNPNDLSAAEWQQLGFSEKQVSTILKYKSVLGGNFRSKAELQKCYVISEEKFSELEPYILLPDKVSENQKSARFVSHYNSNRRHFTYSGNSFSNKKTLKIPGKFNPNHYSAEDFMALGFSEKQANSILKYKNYLGGSFQSKEKFGECFVISVENFQKLAPYLLLPDKTSAEVTPQKNFYVGNFKAEKKEITYKPFDPNITDLEGWKNLGFSEKQAQVILNYRDRNLRGSFKNLEEISRCFVISQEKFEALKPFIVLNPENFKERKFTANNGANSANRGESNSQKFAADPTDFSKTDLNEITFKQLLEFGFDERSAASFLGFRKKLGGFMAKNQILETYNIDKDLAQKLVEIAPLNTENVERYSLLEAPEEWLKNHPYFKYYADKIIYYRISSNNEKKIFKTMKIKPEAEQKMKLYLK from the coding sequence ATGAGATTACAAATTCAACTTTCTTCCGCGAAAAATTATATTCTAGGTTTCGCCACTTCCGGCGTTTTTCTCGTCGCCGGTTTATTTTATTTCAACAGCACGCAGGCTACAGAAAATGCGCCTGACACTTTTTCTGAAATTCGAAGCGACGCAAAATTTTCGATTTCCGAGTTTAATCCAAATGATTTAAGCGCCGCCGAATGGCAGCAGCTGGGTTTTTCTGAAAAGCAGGTTTCAACAATTTTAAAATATAAGTCGGTTTTAGGCGGAAATTTTCGGTCTAAAGCTGAGCTGCAAAAATGCTACGTGATTTCGGAAGAAAAATTTTCGGAGCTTGAACCTTATATTTTGCTGCCAGACAAAGTTTCGGAAAACCAAAAATCAGCGCGCTTTGTCAGCCATTACAATAGCAACCGTCGACATTTTACTTACTCTGGAAATTCGTTTTCTAATAAAAAAACGCTCAAAATACCGGGAAAATTTAATCCGAACCACTACTCTGCTGAAGATTTTATGGCGTTGGGCTTTTCTGAAAAGCAGGCGAATTCCATTTTAAAATATAAAAATTACCTCGGTGGAAGTTTTCAAAGCAAAGAAAAATTTGGTGAATGCTTTGTCATCAGCGTGGAAAATTTTCAAAAGCTCGCACCGTATCTGCTTTTACCGGACAAAACTTCCGCTGAAGTTACGCCTCAGAAAAATTTCTATGTTGGAAACTTTAAAGCTGAAAAAAAAGAAATTACTTACAAACCATTTGATCCAAATATTACCGATTTGGAAGGCTGGAAAAATCTTGGTTTTTCAGAAAAACAAGCTCAGGTTATTTTAAATTACCGCGACAGAAACCTGCGCGGAAGTTTTAAAAATCTGGAAGAAATTTCGCGCTGTTTTGTGATTTCGCAGGAAAAATTCGAAGCCTTAAAACCATTTATCGTTCTAAATCCGGAAAATTTTAAAGAAAGAAAATTTACCGCAAATAACGGCGCAAATTCTGCAAACCGCGGCGAAAGCAATTCACAAAAATTCGCCGCAGATCCGACTGATTTTAGCAAAACAGATTTAAACGAAATTACGTTCAAACAGCTGCTGGAATTCGGTTTTGATGAAAGGAGCGCGGCAAGCTTTCTAGGTTTCAGGAAAAAATTAGGCGGTTTTATGGCAAAAAATCAGATTTTGGAAACTTATAATATCGATAAAGATTTAGCTCAAAAACTGGTGGAAATCGCACCGTTAAACACCGAGAATGTCGAACGCTATTCACTTCTTGAAGCGCCGGAAGAGTGGCTGAAAAACCATCCGTACTTTAAATATTATGCGGATAAGATCATCTACTACCGCATTTCTTCAAACAATGAAAAGAAGATTTTTAAAACGATGAAAATAAAACCTGAAGCCGAGCAAAAGATGAAGCTGTATTTAAAATAA
- a CDS encoding acyl-CoA dehydrogenase family protein, which translates to MNSETTHNLNMIAETARDFAEKNIRPNIMDWDESQTFPVDLFHQLGEMGFMGIVVPEEYGGSGLGYHEYVTILDEISQVDPSIGLSVAAHNSLCTNHIYEFGNEEQRHRWLPQLASGKVIGAWGLTEHNTGSDSGGMSTTAVKDGDDWIINGAKNFITHAISGDIAVVMTRTGEKGAKNNSTAFVLEKGMEGFTSGKKENKLGMRASETAELIFDNVRVSDANRLGEVGTGFKQAMKILDGGRISIAALSLGIARGAYKAALKYSLERHQFGKAINQFQAINFMLADMATEIDAAELLIRRASDLKNAKQPMTKEGAMAKLYASEACVRIANNAVQIFGGYGYTKDFPAEKYYRDSKLCTIGEGTSEIQRLVIGREISK; encoded by the coding sequence ATGAACAGCGAAACTACTCACAACCTTAATATGATTGCAGAAACCGCACGGGATTTTGCAGAAAAAAACATCCGTCCGAACATCATGGATTGGGATGAAAGCCAGACTTTTCCGGTAGATTTATTTCATCAGCTCGGTGAGATGGGCTTCATGGGAATCGTGGTGCCCGAAGAATATGGCGGATCTGGTTTGGGTTATCATGAATATGTCACCATTTTAGATGAAATTTCGCAGGTTGATCCTTCAATCGGACTTTCGGTTGCGGCTCACAATTCATTGTGTACGAACCATATTTACGAGTTCGGAAATGAAGAGCAAAGACACCGATGGTTGCCACAATTGGCTTCTGGTAAAGTAATAGGCGCTTGGGGCTTAACAGAACATAACACTGGTTCTGATTCCGGCGGAATGAGCACAACAGCAGTAAAAGACGGCGACGACTGGATCATCAACGGTGCGAAAAACTTTATCACCCATGCGATTTCCGGTGATATTGCAGTGGTGATGACAAGAACCGGCGAGAAAGGCGCAAAAAATAATTCCACCGCTTTTGTTTTAGAAAAAGGCATGGAGGGATTTACTTCCGGAAAAAAAGAAAATAAACTTGGAATGCGCGCGTCGGAAACGGCAGAATTAATTTTTGATAATGTTCGCGTTTCGGATGCAAACCGTTTGGGCGAAGTGGGTACCGGTTTCAAACAGGCGATGAAAATTTTGGACGGCGGTAGAATTTCCATCGCGGCGCTAAGTTTAGGAATTGCAAGAGGTGCTTACAAAGCGGCTTTAAAATATTCTTTGGAAAGACATCAGTTTGGGAAAGCGATTAACCAGTTTCAGGCGATTAATTTTATGCTTGCTGATATGGCAACAGAAATCGATGCTGCAGAACTATTGATTCGCCGCGCTTCTGACCTGAAAAATGCCAAACAACCCATGACGAAAGAAGGAGCCATGGCAAAATTGTACGCTTCTGAAGCTTGTGTAAGAATTGCAAACAACGCGGTGCAGATTTTCGGAGGCTACGGTTATACCAAAGATTTCCCTGCAGAAAAATATTACAGAGATTCCAAGCTTTGCACCATCGGCGAAGGAACTTCCGAAATTCAAAGGCTGGTAATTGGTCGTGAGATTTCGAAATAA
- a CDS encoding pyrophosphohydrolase domain-containing protein: MEKIDSLNQVAEFHRTFNAPVLETPQIPGAERCALRISLLQEELNELKKAIAENNLVEIADALCDLQYVLSGAVLEFGLGEKFVPLFNEVHRSNMSKACNTESEAQETIEFYKEKGETAYAQNSGEKINIHRSTDHKVLKNKYYSPADLQSVLEN; encoded by the coding sequence ATGGAAAAAATAGATTCCCTGAACCAGGTCGCGGAATTTCACCGCACTTTTAACGCCCCCGTTTTAGAAACTCCGCAAATCCCCGGCGCGGAAAGATGCGCATTAAGAATTTCACTTTTACAGGAAGAACTGAATGAATTGAAAAAAGCAATTGCGGAAAATAATTTGGTAGAAATTGCAGATGCGTTGTGTGATTTGCAGTATGTATTAAGCGGCGCGGTTTTGGAATTCGGTTTGGGCGAGAAATTTGTTCCGCTTTTCAACGAAGTGCACCGTTCGAATATGTCGAAAGCCTGCAACACCGAAAGTGAAGCTCAGGAAACCATCGAATTTTACAAAGAAAAAGGTGAAACTGCGTACGCACAAAATTCCGGTGAAAAAATTAACATTCACCGCAGCACGGATCACAAAGTTTTAAAAAATAAATATTATTCGCCGGCGGATTTACAGTCGGTATTAGAAAATTAA
- a CDS encoding TlpA family protein disulfide reductase, which yields MKKFTKVILTAATCILTFQSCDSQKVVINREVETTNDGKMLLGHQSKDQLLKEPYSQWYNFEHDEYQLDDKTVAELKKEKLNSYNLILVMGTWCGDSHREVPRFFKILEATGFPDSKLTMIAVNRKYESPGGEEGPYNIQRVPTIIVKKYGKEIGRIIERPSTGYLERDLLAIIKKDNSSITDILK from the coding sequence ATGAAAAAATTTACCAAAGTTATATTAACAGCCGCTACTTGCATTCTGACGTTCCAGTCCTGCGACTCGCAAAAAGTGGTAATTAACCGCGAAGTAGAAACCACAAACGACGGCAAAATGCTTTTAGGACACCAATCAAAAGACCAGCTATTAAAGGAACCTTACAGCCAATGGTATAATTTCGAGCACGATGAATACCAACTTGACGATAAAACGGTAGCTGAACTTAAAAAAGAAAAACTGAATTCGTACAACCTTATTTTGGTCATGGGAACCTGGTGTGGCGACAGTCACCGCGAAGTTCCGCGCTTTTTTAAAATTTTGGAAGCCACCGGTTTTCCGGATTCAAAACTGACCATGATTGCGGTGAACAGAAAATACGAATCGCCGGGCGGTGAAGAAGGACCATATAACATCCAGCGCGTGCCGACCATTATCGTAAAAAAATACGGCAAAGAAATTGGCAGAATTATTGAAAGACCAAGCACCGGCTACCTCGAAAGAGATTTGCTCGCAATCATAAAAAAAGACAACTCGTCGATCACCGATATTTTAAAATAA
- a CDS encoding DUF4230 domain-containing protein — MLLLFLVWNALTKKVEDKVQNDYYIITNQIRKMNKMVVMEQDFSSMQKTKITSQILGSSIFPAAEKELITFTKTNAQVSYDLNKMKIEVDSINKKLVIQELPPAEIRIIPSVEIQSMDDSFFDRFTEKDLQKVTKSAKDNAYKTVNQNRLRAEGRKQLLENLEQIFVLAKALNYTIEDRTGQLDLSKT; from the coding sequence ATGCTACTGCTCTTTTTGGTGTGGAATGCGCTGACCAAAAAAGTGGAAGACAAAGTGCAGAACGATTACTACATTATCACCAATCAAATTCGTAAAATGAATAAAATGGTCGTTATGGAGCAGGATTTTTCCAGCATGCAGAAAACCAAGATTACGTCGCAAATTTTAGGAAGTTCCATTTTTCCGGCTGCTGAAAAAGAACTTATCACTTTCACCAAAACCAACGCGCAGGTTTCTTATGATTTAAATAAGATGAAAATTGAGGTGGATTCCATCAACAAAAAACTGGTTATCCAGGAATTGCCGCCTGCAGAAATCCGCATCATTCCAAGCGTTGAAATCCAATCCATGGACGATTCATTTTTCGACCGTTTTACAGAGAAGGATTTGCAGAAAGTAACCAAATCAGCAAAAGATAACGCGTACAAAACCGTGAATCAAAACCGCCTGCGCGCTGAAGGCCGCAAGCAACTTCTGGAAAATCTGGAGCAAATTTTTGTTTTGGCAAAGGCTTTGAACTACACCATCGAAGACCGCACCGGTCAGCTCGACCTTAGTAAAACTTAA
- the thrS gene encoding threonine--tRNA ligase yields the protein MIKITLPDGSIKEFDSEVTPLDVAKSISEGLARNTISAVLNGTQVEITTPITTDSTLQLLTWNDDLGKKAFWHSSAHLLAQAIMEFYPNAKLTIGPAIAQGFYYDVDFGDETLSEKDFEKIEKKMLENAKKNSTFNLYEVSKADALKEYADNPYKTELISNLNDGEITFCSHDNFTDLCRGGHIPATGIVKAAKILNAAGAYWRGDEKNKQLTRVYGITFPKQKDLTEFLERLEEAKRRDHRKLGKELGIFAFSEKVGAGLPLWLPKGTALRKKLEEFLSAAQKKSGYEFVMTPHIGAKELYVTSGHWDKYGADSFQPIKTPNEGEEFMLKPMNCPHHCEIYKVGQWSYKDLPKRFAEFGTVYRYEQSGELHGLTRVRGFTQDDAHIFCTPDQLLAEFENVIDLTLYVFKSLGFEDFVTQVSLRDPENKEKYIGTDENWKKAEDAIIQAAEKKGLNYVIETGEAAFYGPKLDFMVKDALGRQWQLGTIQVDYNLPERFDLWYNGSDNEKHRPVMIHRAPFGSMERFIAILLENTAGDFPLWLAPDQFIILPISEKYVDYAKKVSQLLENHDICGQIDERNEKTGKKIRDAEIKKLPFMLIVGENEELNGTVSVRRRGEGDLGAMGIEDFINYFKKEAKI from the coding sequence ATGATAAAGATTACTCTTCCCGATGGAAGCATCAAAGAATTTGACAGCGAAGTAACTCCGCTGGACGTTGCAAAATCAATCAGTGAAGGTTTGGCCAGAAATACGATTTCCGCAGTTCTGAACGGAACGCAGGTAGAAATTACCACGCCAATCACCACAGATTCTACGCTTCAGCTTCTTACGTGGAATGATGACTTGGGGAAAAAAGCCTTCTGGCATTCTTCCGCGCACCTTTTGGCGCAGGCGATCATGGAATTCTATCCAAACGCAAAACTCACCATCGGACCGGCGATTGCGCAAGGTTTTTATTACGATGTGGATTTTGGCGATGAAACGTTGTCCGAAAAGGACTTCGAGAAAATCGAGAAAAAAATGCTCGAAAACGCCAAGAAAAATTCAACTTTCAATCTTTACGAAGTTTCAAAAGCTGATGCTTTAAAAGAATACGCGGACAATCCGTACAAAACCGAACTCATCAGCAATTTGAATGATGGTGAAATCACTTTTTGCTCTCACGACAACTTCACTGATTTGTGTCGTGGCGGACACATCCCGGCCACCGGAATTGTAAAAGCCGCGAAAATATTAAACGCTGCCGGTGCTTACTGGCGCGGCGACGAAAAAAACAAGCAACTCACGCGAGTTTACGGAATCACTTTTCCGAAACAAAAAGATTTAACCGAATTTCTTGAAAGATTAGAAGAAGCAAAACGTCGCGACCACAGAAAATTGGGCAAAGAACTCGGAATTTTTGCTTTCTCAGAAAAAGTTGGCGCCGGTTTGCCGCTTTGGTTACCGAAAGGGACGGCATTAAGAAAAAAACTGGAAGAATTTCTTTCTGCAGCTCAGAAAAAATCCGGTTATGAATTTGTGATGACTCCGCACATCGGCGCGAAAGAACTTTATGTAACTTCCGGTCACTGGGATAAATATGGTGCAGACAGTTTTCAGCCCATCAAAACACCGAATGAAGGTGAAGAATTCATGCTGAAACCGATGAACTGCCCACACCACTGCGAAATTTATAAAGTTGGTCAGTGGTCGTACAAGGATTTACCGAAACGTTTTGCTGAATTCGGTACGGTTTACCGTTACGAACAATCAGGTGAACTTCATGGTTTAACCAGAGTTCGTGGTTTTACGCAGGACGATGCGCATATTTTCTGTACGCCGGATCAGTTGTTGGCGGAATTCGAAAATGTAATTGATTTAACGCTTTATGTATTTAAATCATTAGGTTTTGAAGATTTCGTAACACAGGTTTCTTTGCGCGATCCGGAGAATAAAGAGAAATACATCGGCACCGATGAAAACTGGAAAAAAGCAGAAGATGCAATTATTCAGGCCGCTGAAAAGAAAGGTTTGAACTATGTCATCGAAACAGGCGAAGCCGCCTTCTACGGACCAAAACTGGATTTCATGGTGAAAGACGCGTTGGGTCGCCAGTGGCAGCTCGGAACCATCCAGGTGGATTACAATTTACCGGAAAGGTTCGATTTGTGGTACAATGGCAGCGACAACGAAAAGCACCGTCCGGTGATGATTCACCGAGCGCCTTTTGGTTCTATGGAACGCTTTATTGCCATCCTTCTGGAGAACACTGCAGGTGATTTTCCACTTTGGCTGGCCCCGGATCAATTCATTATTTTACCGATCAGCGAAAAATATGTGGATTATGCAAAAAAAGTTTCACAATTACTGGAAAATCACGATATTTGCGGTCAGATTGACGAACGAAATGAAAAAACCGGCAAGAAAATCCGCGATGCGGAAATTAAAAAACTGCCGTTTATGCTGATCGTTGGTGAAAATGAAGAACTGAACGGCACGGTTTCTGTTAGAAGACGCGGCGAAGGCGATTTAGGCGCCATGGGCATTGAGGACTTCATCAATTACTTCAAAAAAGAAGCAAAAATTTAG
- the infC gene encoding translation initiation factor IF-3 — protein sequence MHQINQKIRAKEVRLVGDNVEPGVYPLEKALQIAKDQDLDLVVISDKAEPYITRVLDYKKFLYEQKKKQKELKAKQVKVVVKEIRFGPQTDEHDYEFKKKHAEKFLEEGSKLKTYVFFKGRSIIFKDQGEILLLKLAQELEHVGKVDQLPKLEGKRMIMMMSPKKPAK from the coding sequence TTGCACCAGATTAACCAAAAAATCCGTGCGAAAGAAGTACGTTTGGTAGGTGATAATGTGGAACCAGGCGTTTATCCGCTTGAAAAAGCACTGCAAATAGCAAAAGATCAGGACCTTGATTTAGTAGTTATTTCCGATAAAGCAGAACCTTATATTACCAGAGTACTGGATTATAAGAAGTTCCTTTACGAGCAAAAGAAAAAGCAGAAAGAGCTTAAAGCCAAGCAGGTAAAAGTTGTTGTTAAAGAAATTCGTTTCGGGCCACAAACTGATGAGCACGACTACGAATTCAAGAAAAAACACGCCGAAAAATTCCTTGAAGAAGGTTCCAAACTGAAAACCTATGTTTTCTTTAAAGGACGTTCGATTATTTTCAAAGACCAGGGTGAAATCTTGCTTTTGAAATTAGCACAGGAATTAGAGCACGTTGGAAAAGTTGATCAGCTACCGAAATTGGAAGGCAAACGAATGATTATGATGATGAGCCCTAAAAAACCGGCAAAATAA